Proteins encoded in a region of the Methanobrevibacter millerae genome:
- a CDS encoding ABC transporter permease, translated as MNKRKFLPLILPIAILIFWYIITDGISLVKPYVLPSPVAVLYSAISIIQSGKLLQNTIDTLFKVFAGLILASLVAIPSGILLGWYETLEELCSFVISILRPIPPVAWIPFSILWFGIGTVPAVFIIFMGCVFPILVYTMDGVKRTDKVLIESAQTLGANDWNVLKRVILPSAVPYVISGLKVGVGIALMCTISAEMIGSSSGLGYMILTATNLFDPGTTVVGMLVIGLIGLVLDYVFGLAQKRIFW; from the coding sequence ATGAATAAAAGAAAATTTTTACCATTAATTCTGCCGATTGCAATTCTTATTTTTTGGTATATCATAACTGACGGTATTTCTTTGGTTAAACCTTATGTATTGCCGAGTCCGGTTGCTGTATTATATTCTGCAATCAGCATTATACAATCTGGAAAATTGCTTCAAAATACTATTGATACATTATTTAAAGTATTTGCCGGTTTGATTTTAGCGTCCCTTGTTGCTATTCCTTCTGGTATTCTTTTAGGATGGTATGAAACTTTGGAAGAGTTGTGTTCTTTTGTAATCAGTATTTTAAGGCCTATACCTCCTGTTGCATGGATTCCATTTTCAATTTTATGGTTTGGAATTGGTACTGTTCCTGCAGTATTTATTATCTTTATGGGGTGTGTTTTCCCGATTTTGGTTTATACCATGGATGGTGTAAAGAGAACTGATAAAGTATTAATTGAATCTGCACAGACATTAGGCGCAAATGATTGGAATGTTCTTAAAAGAGTAATATTGCCTTCTGCTGTTCCTTATGTTATTTCTGGACTTAAAGTGGGTGTTGGAATTGCTTTGATGTGTACAATTTCAGCAGAAATGATTGGTTCAAGCAGTGGTTTAGGATATATGATTTTAACAGCTACAAACTTATTTGATCCAGGTACTACAGTTGTTGGTATGCTTGTCATTGGTTTGATTGGTCTTGTTCTTGATTATGTATTTGGACTTGCACAAAAAAGGATTTTCTGGTAG
- a CDS encoding ABC transporter ATP-binding protein, producing the protein MSIEIKNINKSFDGRGKNLSVLEDINLTIDDGEFVCLLGPSGCGKTTLLRLIAGLDNPTSGEVVANGEVVEKPSGDRAVIFQQYSLFPWLTVLQNVTFGLEMSGGSKEENIQAAERYLQSVGLLEFKDSYPHELSGGMKQRVAIIRSLLNHSPILLMDEPFSALDMQNRHKLQEQLIGVWKRFENTIVFVTHDVDEAVYLADKIVLLDKNPGKIAEVISVDLERPRKRESQEFLEIQESIVENLDMEE; encoded by the coding sequence GTGTCAATTGAAATTAAAAATATTAACAAGTCCTTTGATGGAAGAGGAAAAAACTTATCTGTTTTAGAGGATATTAATTTGACAATTGATGATGGGGAGTTTGTATGTTTGCTTGGCCCATCAGGTTGCGGTAAAACAACTCTTCTTCGTTTGATTGCAGGTCTTGACAATCCTACTTCCGGTGAAGTTGTAGCTAATGGTGAAGTTGTTGAAAAGCCTTCTGGTGATAGAGCAGTTATTTTTCAGCAATATTCATTGTTTCCTTGGCTCACTGTACTTCAAAATGTAACTTTTGGTCTTGAAATGTCAGGCGGTTCAAAAGAGGAAAATATTCAGGCCGCAGAAAGATATCTTCAAAGTGTTGGTTTGCTTGAGTTTAAAGATAGCTATCCTCATGAACTTTCAGGTGGTATGAAACAGAGGGTCGCAATTATTAGATCTTTGCTTAACCATTCACCTATCTTGCTTATGGATGAGCCGTTTTCTGCATTGGATATGCAAAATAGACATAAGCTTCAGGAACAGCTAATTGGTGTTTGGAAAAGATTCGAAAATACGATTGTTTTTGTAACTCACGATGTTGATGAAGCCGTTTATCTTGCAGATAAAATAGTTTTGCTTGATAAAAATCCGGGTAAAATCGCAGAAGTGATTTCTGTCGATTTGGAAAGGCCAAGAAAAAGAGAATCTCAAGAATTTTTAGAAATTCAAGAATCAATTGTTGAAAATCTTGATATGGAAGAATAG
- a CDS encoding putative zinc-binding protein produces the protein MNEKIVLCACSGMNPRGEVSRVSVYDLSIEHEDIEYCCVVASGGNYKKFIELAKNNKVIAVNGCENCCPETILKTKDVTVEYNLNVSKLLKKYDLHAECTVRINENDEKCVNIVKNEILKIKNELEDS, from the coding sequence ATGAATGAAAAGATTGTATTATGTGCCTGCAGCGGCATGAACCCAAGAGGTGAAGTATCACGAGTCAGTGTTTACGACTTGTCCATTGAACATGAAGACATTGAATATTGCTGTGTAGTTGCAAGCGGAGGCAATTACAAAAAATTCATTGAACTGGCAAAAAATAATAAAGTCATAGCCGTAAATGGCTGTGAAAACTGCTGTCCTGAAACAATATTAAAAACAAAAGATGTGACAGTAGAATATAATTTGAATGTGAGTAAACTATTAAAAAAATATGACTTGCATGCAGAATGCACAGTCAGAATTAATGAAAATGATGAAAAATGCGTTAATATAGTTAAAAATGAAATTTTAAAAATAAAAAATGAATTAGAAGATAGTTAA
- the thiD gene encoding bifunctional hydroxymethylpyrimidine kinase/phosphomethylpyrimidine kinase — protein sequence MIVMSIAGVDPSAGAGVFADLKTFQAIGVYGTGIVTALTAQNPYKFFSTKPISPVYIEEQIDSVMDSYEVEFIKTGMLYSPEIIKLVSLKIKEYDLKAVVDPVMVATSGGDLTKEDLADALNKYLLPNSILTTPNISEAEKLSGMKINDKKDAIEASKNIKCNSLITGGHLDGINTINIDGKTTIKKQELIETDNLHGTGCNLSAAITAYLAKDNDLNDSILKALDYVYEGIKNGNYGTLIAKL from the coding sequence ATGATTGTAATGTCAATTGCAGGTGTTGATCCATCAGCAGGAGCAGGTGTTTTTGCTGATTTAAAAACATTTCAGGCAATTGGAGTTTATGGAACAGGAATAGTAACTGCCCTTACAGCTCAAAATCCATATAAGTTTTTTTCAACCAAACCCATTTCACCAGTATACATTGAAGAGCAGATTGATTCAGTTATGGATTCATATGAAGTTGAATTCATTAAAACAGGCATGCTTTACTCACCAGAAATAATCAAATTGGTTTCTCTAAAGATTAAAGAGTATGATTTAAAGGCAGTTGTTGATCCAGTCATGGTTGCTACTTCAGGAGGAGATTTAACCAAAGAGGATTTAGCAGATGCTTTAAACAAATATTTACTTCCAAATTCAATTTTAACCACACCAAATATCAGTGAAGCTGAAAAATTAAGTGGCATGAAAATCAATGACAAAAAGGATGCTATTGAAGCTTCTAAAAATATCAAATGCAATAGTTTAATTACTGGAGGACATTTGGATGGCATCAACACAATAAACATTGATGGAAAAACAACAATCAAAAAACAGGAATTGATTGAAACAGACAATCTTCATGGTACAGGATGTAATTTATCCGCAGCAATTACTGCATATCTTGCAAAAGATAACGATTTAAACGATTCAATCCTAAAGGCATTGGATTATGTATATGAAGGCATTAAAAATGGAAATTATGGTACCTTAATAGCTAAATTGTGA
- the cofC gene encoding 2-phospho-L-lactate guanylyltransferase, translating to MDNIYAIIPVSKFKNAKTRLSPFLSDEERENLLKVMLQDVTDTLKKHVDRIFIISRDEDVLNYAKKLNLDTILEDENSNLNKALKQAMKYCKGKAKKIIIVPSDVPLIGKTNIQMLIDASKSLDFIIVPSKGGGTNMIIMKPMAIHTRFEGLSYKKHVQAAERKKLNPQVHDSFFMALDVNTAEDLGEIMIHGEKTHTRKYLKELKVNVEPFRGSERLKVTRG from the coding sequence ATGGATAATATTTATGCTATAATTCCTGTAAGCAAGTTTAAAAATGCTAAAACAAGATTATCTCCCTTTTTATCAGATGAAGAAAGAGAAAATCTTCTAAAGGTTATGCTTCAGGATGTTACAGATACTTTAAAAAAGCATGTTGATAGGATATTCATCATTAGTCGGGATGAAGATGTTTTGAATTATGCTAAAAAGTTGAATTTAGACACTATTTTGGAAGATGAAAACTCCAATTTAAACAAAGCTTTAAAACAGGCAATGAAATATTGTAAAGGAAAAGCAAAAAAAATTATCATTGTTCCATCAGACGTGCCTTTAATTGGAAAAACCAATATTCAAATGTTAATTGACGCATCCAAAAGTCTTGACTTTATCATAGTTCCGTCAAAAGGAGGCGGAACAAATATGATAATCATGAAGCCAATGGCAATCCACACACGATTTGAAGGATTAAGCTATAAGAAACATGTACAAGCTGCTGAAAGAAAAAAATTAAATCCTCAGGTGCATGATTCATTTTTCATGGCATTAGATGTTAATACTGCTGAAGATTTAGGCGAAATCATGATTCACGGTGAAAAGACCCATACAAGAAAATACCTGAAAGAGCTGAAAGTTAACGTTGAGCCTTTCCGTGGAAGTGAACGCCTAAAAGTTACTAGGGGCTAA
- the proS gene encoding proline--tRNA ligase, producing the protein MVENFSEWFHDILEEANITDSRYPIKGMAIWMPYGFKIRKYMLEKIKELLDKDHDEVLFPLLVPEAELAKEGEHVKGFEDEVYWVTKGGRNDLNEKLALRPTSETAIYPMYALWIRSHIDLPKKYYQVVNTFRYETKHTRPLIRVREITTFKEAHTAHATKEECDEQIEDFIEIYKEFLDSFGIPYLISKRPVWDTFPGADYTMAFDAIMPDGKTLQIGTIHNLGQTFAKTFDITFEDKDGEHKYVYQTCAGLSDRVVASIIGIHGDEKGLRLPPMVSPNQITIIPILFKKGKEEVMAKCTEIKEALEDAGLRVNIDDRDIRPGKKFYDWELKGTPLKLELGPRDLENNITIAMRRDEGEKIELALDDTLVDNVKDLLDKSYENLKGSAWKFQEEHVKFTENIDEIAELVEAGNVAAVNWCGDEDCGKEIEEKTGYDVLGIHKDAEDGAKCIVSGKDAKYVALVAKTY; encoded by the coding sequence ATGGTGGAAAATTTTAGTGAATGGTTTCATGATATTTTAGAAGAAGCAAATATTACTGATTCAAGATACCCTATTAAGGGAATGGCAATTTGGATGCCATACGGATTTAAAATAAGAAAATACATGCTTGAGAAAATTAAAGAACTTTTGGATAAAGACCATGACGAAGTTTTATTCCCATTACTTGTTCCTGAAGCGGAACTGGCAAAGGAAGGGGAGCATGTTAAAGGATTTGAAGATGAAGTTTACTGGGTTACAAAAGGTGGAAGAAATGATTTGAATGAAAAATTAGCTTTAAGACCTACCAGCGAAACTGCAATCTATCCAATGTATGCATTATGGATTAGATCACACATTGACCTACCAAAAAAATATTATCAGGTTGTTAACACTTTCAGATATGAAACAAAACATACAAGACCTTTAATTCGTGTACGTGAAATCACTACATTTAAGGAAGCGCACACTGCACATGCAACAAAAGAAGAGTGTGATGAGCAAATTGAGGACTTCATTGAAATTTATAAGGAATTTTTAGATAGCTTTGGAATCCCATATCTGATTTCAAAAAGACCTGTATGGGATACTTTCCCTGGTGCTGACTATACTATGGCTTTTGATGCCATAATGCCTGACGGAAAAACCTTACAAATTGGTACAATACACAATTTAGGTCAAACTTTCGCAAAAACATTTGATATCACATTCGAAGATAAGGATGGGGAGCACAAATATGTTTATCAGACCTGTGCAGGATTGTCAGACCGTGTTGTTGCATCAATTATTGGAATTCATGGTGATGAAAAAGGTTTACGCCTTCCACCAATGGTTTCACCTAACCAAATCACGATCATTCCAATCCTATTCAAGAAGGGAAAAGAGGAAGTTATGGCAAAATGCACAGAAATCAAAGAGGCATTGGAAGATGCGGGCTTGCGCGTAAACATTGATGACAGAGACATCAGACCAGGTAAAAAGTTCTATGACTGGGAATTGAAAGGAACTCCTTTAAAACTAGAGCTTGGACCAAGAGATTTGGAAAACAATATTACTATAGCCATGAGACGTGACGAAGGAGAAAAAATTGAATTGGCATTGGATGATACATTAGTTGATAACGTTAAGGATTTACTTGACAAATCATATGAAAATCTCAAAGGTTCAGCATGGAAATTCCAGGAAGAGCATGTCAAATTTACAGAAAACATTGATGAGATTGCAGAACTGGTTGAAGCAGGAAACGTTGCTGCAGTAAACTGGTGCGGTGATGAAGATTGCGGAAAAGAAATCGAAGAAAAAACCGGTTATGATGTTTTAGGAATTCACAAGGATGCTGAAGATGGTGCTAAATGTATTGTTAGTGGAAAAGATGCAAAATATGTTGCATTAGTCGCCAAAACATATTAA
- a CDS encoding cation diffusion facilitator family transporter — translation MSRQEKIVKTSIIGIVVNLILVAFKAFVGIATNSIAITLDAVNNLTDALSSIITIIGAKLAGKAPDKNHPYGYGRIEYFSSVIIAAIVLWAGITALMESWPKIFTPDVTNYTNVSLLIIAVAVVVKFVLGQYVKRVGEDINSQALVASGSDAFFDSILSLSTLIAAIISIFFNISLEGILGVIISIVIIKASIDMLRETLDSMIGARVDSVLSKKIKDSILEIPGIYGVYDLSLHNYGPEDMQGSIHVEIDDTLTALDIQKLSRHISAKIFKEFSIILTVGIYAHNDVHKDIRDDLYNIASQYPEILEIHGFIVYEDENLITFDIIVDFDADRESVKEKILSEIKTKHPEFNYLMIDDYDVSD, via the coding sequence ATGTCACGACAAGAAAAAATTGTAAAAACTAGCATAATAGGCATTGTTGTTAATCTTATTCTTGTTGCATTTAAGGCGTTTGTCGGCATTGCTACTAATTCTATTGCTATTACTTTGGATGCAGTAAATAATTTAACTGATGCATTATCATCCATTATTACGATTATTGGGGCAAAACTCGCAGGAAAAGCTCCTGATAAAAACCATCCATATGGTTATGGCCGTATTGAATATTTCTCATCTGTAATAATTGCAGCTATTGTCTTATGGGCAGGCATTACTGCACTGATGGAGTCCTGGCCTAAAATTTTCACACCTGATGTGACAAATTATACTAATGTTTCTCTTTTAATTATTGCTGTTGCAGTTGTTGTAAAATTTGTTTTGGGTCAATATGTAAAACGTGTGGGTGAAGATATTAATTCCCAGGCTTTAGTTGCTTCAGGTAGTGATGCATTCTTTGATTCAATTCTATCTCTTTCAACTTTAATCGCAGCTATTATTTCAATATTTTTTAACATTTCTCTTGAAGGAATTCTTGGTGTTATCATTTCTATTGTTATTATCAAAGCGAGTATTGATATGCTGAGAGAAACTTTAGACAGCATGATCGGTGCAAGGGTGGACTCTGTTTTGTCCAAAAAAATCAAAGATTCCATTCTAGAAATTCCCGGTATTTATGGGGTATATGATTTAAGCCTGCATAACTATGGGCCTGAAGACATGCAAGGGTCTATTCATGTTGAAATTGACGACACGCTAACTGCACTTGATATTCAAAAATTATCAAGACATATTTCAGCTAAAATATTCAAGGAATTCTCAATTATTTTAACTGTTGGTATTTATGCTCATAATGATGTACACAAAGATATTCGTGATGATTTGTACAATATTGCTTCACAATATCCTGAAATCTTGGAGATACATGGTTTCATTGTTTATGAAGATGAAAATTTAATCACATTCGATATCATTGTTGACTTTGATGCAGACCGTGAATCAGTAAAAGAAAAAATTTTAAGTGAAATTAAGACCAAACATCCTGAATTTAATTATCTGATGATTGATGATTACGATGTCAGTGATTGA
- a CDS encoding NAD(P)-dependent glycerol-1-phosphate dehydrogenase, with protein sequence MSNRKIQMPREVYIDPGIINDTADICKSLHLDKKILIVTGSHTYDIGAVPVIESLEKADIDCDVIKVDKASFESISEVEELITPDTTVLGIGGGKVIDVAKLSSYNQGVYFVSMPTTASHDGIVSPLASIKNPNSSTSAKAHSPIAVIADTEIIAQSPFRLLSAGCADLISNFTAIKDWKLAHRLKNAPFSESAASLSIMSAHLITDNVSNIKPNLEASARIVMKSLFSGGMAISIAGTSRPASGSEHLFSHALDKILDKPALHGEQCGIGTILMMYLHDGDWRAIKNSLKAVQAPTTASEIGIAEEDIIEALMVAHKIRPERYTILGDNGISKEAAYELAYKTGVI encoded by the coding sequence ATGAGTAATAGGAAAATACAAATGCCTCGTGAAGTTTACATAGATCCCGGTATTATAAATGATACTGCGGATATCTGTAAGTCTCTGCATTTAGATAAAAAGATTTTAATTGTGACTGGTTCTCATACATATGATATTGGTGCAGTTCCGGTTATTGAAAGCCTTGAAAAAGCAGATATTGATTGTGATGTTATCAAAGTTGATAAGGCATCATTCGAATCAATTTCTGAAGTTGAAGAATTGATTACACCCGACACTACAGTTTTAGGTATTGGTGGAGGAAAAGTAATTGATGTAGCTAAATTGTCTTCTTATAATCAGGGTGTTTATTTTGTCTCTATGCCGACTACAGCTTCACATGATGGTATTGTATCTCCTTTGGCTTCAATTAAAAATCCTAACTCATCCACATCCGCTAAGGCACATTCTCCAATTGCAGTAATTGCTGATACTGAAATCATTGCCCAATCTCCATTCAGATTATTGTCTGCAGGTTGTGCTGATTTGATTTCAAACTTTACAGCTATCAAGGATTGGAAACTAGCCCACAGATTGAAAAATGCACCGTTCAGTGAATCTGCTGCTTCCCTTTCAATAATGTCTGCTCACTTAATAACGGATAATGTCAGCAACATAAAGCCTAACCTTGAGGCAAGCGCACGCATTGTAATGAAATCTCTGTTTAGCGGAGGTATGGCAATCAGCATTGCAGGCACAAGCAGACCTGCTAGCGGGTCTGAGCATCTCTTTTCTCATGCATTGGATAAGATACTTGATAAACCTGCTTTGCACGGTGAACAATGTGGTATAGGTACAATATTGATGATGTATCTTCATGATGGTGACTGGAGGGCTATCAAAAATTCCCTAAAAGCGGTTCAAGCTCCAACCACTGCATCTGAAATTGGCATTGCTGAAGAGGATATTATTGAAGCATTGATGGTAGCTCATAAAATAAGGCCTGAAAGATATACTATTTTGGGAGATAATGGAATTTCGAAAGAAGCTGCCTATGAATTGGCATATAAAACAGGGGTGATTTAA
- a CDS encoding UPF0179 family protein: protein MITLIGKDLAQKGTEFVFLGPAEECDDCRFKSSCIGNLELNRKYVITDVKENEQKCQVHSQNVVIPVEVERAEIDVLTTSKNIFEGSTFTYASPECDEYCEYHDLCFPEGLLENDKCIVLKNQGKHKGECKKGLNLNKLTLGFVI, encoded by the coding sequence ATGATTACATTAATTGGTAAAGATTTGGCTCAAAAAGGAACTGAATTTGTTTTTTTAGGTCCTGCTGAAGAATGTGATGATTGCAGATTCAAATCATCTTGTATAGGTAATTTGGAATTGAATAGGAAATATGTTATTACAGATGTTAAGGAAAATGAACAAAAATGTCAAGTTCATTCTCAAAATGTTGTAATTCCTGTTGAAGTCGAAAGAGCTGAAATCGATGTTTTAACAACATCCAAAAATATTTTTGAAGGCTCCACTTTTACATATGCTTCTCCTGAATGTGATGAATACTGTGAATATCATGACTTGTGCTTCCCTGAAGGTTTACTTGAAAATGATAAATGCATTGTTTTAAAAAATCAAGGAAAACATAAAGGGGAATGTAAAAAAGGTCTTAATCTCAATAAACTTACTCTAGGTTTTGTTATTTAA
- the rpiA gene encoding ribose-5-phosphate isomerase RpiA, whose product MKNASKNDSSKKNAGYKAAEYVEDGMVLGLGTGSTTHYFIEKVGMRMAEEGIKVKGIPTSFQSLLLAKKWNIPITTLEENDIDLSVDGADEVDSDFNLIKGGGAAHTKEKIVDYAAKEFIVIVDESKVVGKLGTFPVPVEVIPDASRVVIQALEDMGAECEIRMAQRKDGPVITDNGNFVIDAKFSEIASPQHLEIDLNSIPGVVENGIFTQMVDRVIVGTSDGTKEL is encoded by the coding sequence ATGAAAAATGCTAGTAAAAACGATTCTAGTAAAAAAAATGCAGGTTATAAGGCTGCAGAATATGTTGAAGATGGAATGGTTTTAGGATTGGGAACAGGTTCTACAACCCATTATTTCATTGAAAAAGTTGGTATGAGAATGGCTGAAGAAGGAATCAAAGTAAAAGGAATTCCAACTTCATTCCAATCATTACTGCTAGCTAAAAAATGGAATATTCCAATAACAACTTTGGAAGAAAATGATATTGACTTGTCTGTAGATGGAGCAGATGAGGTTGATAGTGATTTTAATCTTATTAAGGGTGGTGGAGCAGCACACACCAAAGAAAAAATTGTCGATTATGCTGCAAAAGAATTCATTGTAATTGTAGACGAATCAAAAGTTGTTGGAAAATTAGGAACATTTCCTGTGCCTGTTGAGGTAATTCCAGATGCTTCACGTGTTGTAATTCAGGCATTGGAGGATATGGGTGCTGAATGTGAAATCAGGATGGCTCAAAGAAAGGACGGTCCTGTAATAACTGACAATGGCAATTTTGTAATTGATGCTAAGTTTAGTGAAATAGCCAGTCCTCAGCATTTGGAGATTGACTTGAATTCAATTCCAGGAGTTGTTGAAAATGGAATATTTACACAAATGGTAGATCGGGTCATTGTTGGAACCTCTGATGGTACAAAAGAGTTATAA
- a CDS encoding GNAT family N-acetyltransferase — protein sequence MEKINYLTREDNTQKVYLTENTINITPLLEKEYEYIYNSIKDEHFILKSEECNLFKELVFDNNVIGFCSYDFSREFMTAALNNIYILPEFRGNKLFIQELEKTMKEHNKPSIIEPTRFLIELLIKYGYAKKINENIAASAIELIVPGEHVIANKEIETEEELSTHFYDLNICAPIHLLDMKSCLIAYSLPLNDDIIRYDCINKRSKLDDDYFNEIKELFIEKDEKILGILVELEEKLPLKEFSLEEVIGNDDELSPYIETLIDDAHVTYSRALEIKEQIKEEYEAGMIFNESLLIRLAYLFNIPEEPTLITHDETCPYCEMPIDKHDKYCHYCGINLNYNLIETEKNLINSIHQYNKNNTDEDIRYIAYKFLKMINEKIDFEYSVFMCEKNFNINFNVLKKYLNENNYINDESITEEGIEFLNNHPLHYYEKYRMDIIDYTKFEEYYWNHPDLSGEEICLKFLDQYDDECSNEIKEEIKRNI from the coding sequence TTGGAAAAAATTAATTATTTAACACGAGAAGACAACACACAAAAGGTTTACTTGACCGAAAATACAATAAACATTACTCCACTTTTAGAAAAGGAATATGAATACATTTACAATTCAATAAAAGATGAGCATTTCATATTGAAAAGTGAAGAGTGCAATTTATTCAAGGAACTGGTTTTTGACAATAATGTTATAGGTTTTTGTTCATATGATTTTTCAAGGGAGTTCATGACAGCAGCCCTAAACAACATCTACATCCTACCCGAATTCAGAGGAAATAAACTTTTTATTCAAGAGCTTGAAAAGACAATGAAAGAGCATAATAAGCCAAGCATCATAGAACCGACACGTTTTCTAATAGAACTGCTGATTAAATACGGATATGCTAAAAAAATCAATGAAAATATTGCTGCAAGCGCTATTGAACTGATTGTCCCTGGAGAGCATGTAATCGCCAATAAGGAAATAGAGACTGAAGAAGAATTATCCACCCATTTTTATGATTTGAATATCTGTGCACCTATACATTTATTGGACATGAAAAGCTGCCTTATAGCATACAGCCTTCCGCTGAATGATGATATAATAAGATACGATTGCATAAATAAAAGATCAAAACTCGATGATGATTATTTTAATGAAATTAAAGAATTGTTCATTGAAAAAGACGAAAAAATTCTTGGAATTTTGGTGGAATTAGAAGAAAAGCTTCCATTAAAAGAATTTAGCCTAGAAGAAGTAATCGGGAACGATGATGAACTGTCACCATATATAGAAACATTAATTGATGATGCACATGTTACATATTCCAGAGCTTTGGAAATCAAAGAACAAATAAAGGAGGAATATGAAGCAGGAATGATTTTTAATGAGTCACTTTTAATCAGATTAGCATACCTCTTCAACATTCCAGAAGAGCCTACGTTAATTACACATGATGAAACATGTCCATACTGCGAAATGCCTATTGACAAGCATGACAAGTATTGCCATTACTGTGGAATAAACTTAAATTATAATCTGATTGAAACAGAAAAGAATTTAATTAACTCAATCCATCAATACAATAAAAACAATACTGATGAAGACATCAGATACATTGCGTATAAATTCCTGAAAATGATTAATGAAAAAATTGACTTTGAATATTCCGTTTTTATGTGTGAAAAAAATTTCAATATTAATTTTAATGTGTTGAAGAAATATTTGAATGAAAACAACTACATCAATGATGAAAGCATTACGGAAGAAGGAATTGAGTTTTTAAACAACCATCCACTACATTACTATGAAAAATACCGAATGGACATCATCGACTATACAAAATTTGAAGAGTATTACTGGAACCATCCGGATTTAAGTGGTGAAGAAATCTGTTTAAAGTTTTTAGACCAATATGATGATGAATGTTCTAATGAAATAAAAGAAGAAATTAAAAGAAATATCTAA